In Scylla paramamosain isolate STU-SP2022 chromosome 30, ASM3559412v1, whole genome shotgun sequence, the following are encoded in one genomic region:
- the LOC135116011 gene encoding uncharacterized protein LOC135116011 produces MEKERRKIRRKEMPQKEKIEIKNVTRQNSELHALITEYKVTPSEEKDKDGMSSCENSEAKCTDTKGKLLGQVATLTSEVSRLESECSSLQVQLDCERDKYNKLLGESLAHEKLSEDVITEPKGETTGLGGTEL; encoded by the exons atggagaaggaaaggagaaagataagaaggaaggaaatgccgcagaaggagaag atagaaatcaaaaacgtcacaagacagaatagtgagctgcatgcacttatcacagagtataaagtcactccctcagaggaaaaagacaaggatggcatgtcttcatgtgagaactcagaagctaaat gtacagataccaaggggaaattgctgggtcaagtggctacactgacatctgaggttagcaggttggagagtgagtgcagcagtcttcaggttcagctagactgtgagagggataagtataacaaactgctgggagaatctcttgctcatgaaaagttgtctgaagatgtcataactgaaccaaaag gagaaacaacaggattgggaggaactgagctttaa